In one Saccharibacillus brassicae genomic region, the following are encoded:
- a CDS encoding TetR/AcrR family transcriptional regulator, with protein MRPRAFDEREALEAAMRVFWEKGYEAASLSDLTEKMNIRKPSLYAAFGDKRELFGKALDLYMDRHAAYVQEVLGRERTVAAAFGGLLRDLAAGGSGGDPMLGCLAILTIDELARREPEWTARAKEHQLRLARLFRERIGQGLSSGELAPGQDAAALAHALLVALIGLTIMIKTRPDAEFVESSIAATLTLFKEAQS; from the coding sequence ATGAGACCGCGTGCGTTCGACGAACGGGAAGCGCTCGAAGCGGCTATGCGGGTATTCTGGGAAAAAGGGTACGAAGCCGCTTCGCTCAGCGATCTGACCGAGAAGATGAATATCCGCAAGCCAAGCCTGTACGCGGCTTTCGGCGACAAGCGCGAGCTGTTCGGCAAAGCGCTGGATCTGTACATGGATCGACATGCCGCTTACGTGCAAGAGGTGCTGGGCCGGGAACGCACGGTCGCGGCCGCTTTCGGCGGGCTGCTGCGCGATCTGGCGGCCGGCGGTTCGGGCGGCGATCCTATGCTCGGCTGCCTCGCGATCCTGACGATCGACGAGCTGGCGCGGCGCGAGCCGGAATGGACGGCCCGGGCGAAAGAGCATCAGCTGCGCCTGGCCCGGTTGTTTCGCGAACGGATCGGGCAGGGGCTGTCTTCCGGCGAACTTGCGCCGGGGCAGGATGCGGCTGCGCTGGCCCATGCGCTGCTCGTGGCGCTGATCGGGCTTACGATCATGATCAAAACGCGGCCCGATGCCGAGTTCGTCGAATCGAGCATCGCCGCGACACTGACTTTATTCAAGGAGGCACAATCATGA
- a CDS encoding histidine phosphatase family protein produces the protein MTIFYMIRHGEPDWHTYKPLNLKGNGRDLVPLTERGRRQIAEAAADPRLQQAELIVSSPYTRAMQTAAILSRRLNLDIAVEHDLREWQPDLSFEYDSEERMRELRDDYDRCGGVYPAGEPRLWESRAMLLRRLEGVLDRCAGHSSVILTGHGTLFGTLVGRSDIAQGEIVEYRTGADSR, from the coding sequence TTGACGATTTTTTATATGATCCGGCACGGAGAGCCGGATTGGCATACGTACAAGCCGCTAAATCTCAAAGGCAACGGACGCGACCTGGTTCCGTTGACGGAACGGGGCCGGCGGCAGATCGCCGAAGCGGCGGCTGATCCCCGCTTGCAGCAGGCGGAACTGATCGTGTCTTCGCCGTATACGCGCGCGATGCAGACAGCGGCCATTTTGTCGCGCAGGCTGAACCTGGACATCGCGGTCGAGCACGATCTGCGGGAATGGCAGCCGGATCTGTCGTTCGAATACGACAGCGAAGAACGGATGCGCGAACTGCGCGACGACTACGACCGCTGCGGCGGCGTCTATCCGGCCGGCGAACCTCGTCTGTGGGAGAGCCGCGCCATGCTGCTGCGGCGCCTTGAAGGCGTATTGGACCGCTGCGCGGGGCATTCGAGCGTAATCCTGACCGGACACGGTACGCTGTTCGGCACACTTGTGGGCCGGAGCGATATCGCCCAGGGCGAGATCGTGGAATACCGGACGGGAGCGGACTCCCGATGA
- a CDS encoding NAD(P)-dependent oxidoreductase — protein sequence MTTLAWIGTGYMGVPMARNLLRAGYAVHVYNRTEEKARPLTEDGASLAASPREAAQQAEIVFVMLTKGSVVQDVFAGENGLLAGVGPDTVVVNMSTIAPEEATAFAAQVEQAGGRYVDAPVSGSVGPAENGQLVILAGGAQGDVARCQPLFDRLGKKTIRFGEVGAGSSAKLSINLLLGVMAQGISESLLIGESAGLDRAQLIEMIGESAVNTPMLASKKDMWMNEQFPAAFMVSLLSKDLGLLTAEAKRRNIELPLAEAADRTYADAVRSGKGELDMAAVWLELKERSENQ from the coding sequence ATGACAACATTGGCCTGGATCGGAACCGGATATATGGGCGTGCCGATGGCGCGCAATTTGCTGCGGGCGGGTTACGCCGTGCACGTCTATAACCGGACAGAGGAAAAAGCTCGGCCGCTGACCGAAGACGGCGCATCGCTTGCCGCTTCGCCGCGCGAAGCCGCGCAGCAGGCGGAGATCGTCTTCGTCATGCTGACGAAAGGTTCGGTTGTGCAGGATGTATTCGCAGGCGAGAATGGCCTGCTTGCAGGGGTTGGCCCCGATACGGTCGTCGTCAATATGAGCACGATCGCGCCGGAAGAAGCGACAGCGTTCGCCGCGCAGGTCGAACAGGCCGGCGGGCGTTACGTGGATGCGCCGGTATCCGGTTCGGTCGGCCCGGCCGAGAACGGACAGCTCGTCATCCTGGCCGGAGGCGCGCAGGGCGACGTGGCGCGGTGTCAGCCGTTGTTCGATCGTTTGGGCAAAAAAACGATCCGGTTCGGCGAAGTCGGCGCGGGCAGCTCGGCCAAGCTGTCGATCAACCTGCTGCTCGGCGTCATGGCGCAGGGCATCTCCGAATCGCTGCTGATCGGCGAAAGCGCGGGACTTGATCGCGCGCAGCTGATCGAAATGATCGGCGAATCGGCGGTCAACACGCCGATGCTGGCCAGCAAAAAAGACATGTGGATGAACGAACAGTTCCCGGCGGCGTTCATGGTGAGTCTGCTGTCCAAAGATTTGGGGCTGCTGACGGCCGAAGCGAAACGCCGGAACATCGAACTGCCGCTGGCCGAAGCCGCGGACCGGACGTACGCCGATGCGGTGCGCAGCGGCAAAGGCGAACTGGATATGGCAGCCGTCTGGCTGGAACTCAAGGAACGAAGCGAGAATCAATAA
- a CDS encoding PhzF family phenazine biosynthesis protein → MTAIRVFHYEAFSPVPGQGNPAGVMLDADGLTDTQMQRIAAKVGFNETTFVCRSEAADVQLRYFTPGHEMDLCGHATMASLYALHTRGRLERSEAMIETKAGLLPVELRRDPGGSEDSLFMRMRQADPVFLPFEGDRDRLLALMGLSADDVDDRYPIVYGSTGVWTVLIPIWKLEAFSRMVPDNAAFPDVLTQQPRASLHPFCMETVDPAARMHARHFSSPFSGMVEDPATGTATGVMGAYALTYMEPDEQRTEFVVEQGIEMGRGGRIKVEASRRESGEIEILVSGQAVFVGELEIELE, encoded by the coding sequence ATGACCGCTATTCGGGTTTTTCACTATGAAGCGTTCTCGCCCGTTCCGGGGCAGGGCAATCCGGCAGGCGTCATGCTGGACGCCGACGGGTTAACGGATACGCAGATGCAGCGGATCGCGGCCAAGGTCGGCTTCAACGAGACGACGTTCGTCTGCCGCTCGGAAGCGGCGGACGTGCAGCTGCGCTATTTTACGCCGGGGCATGAAATGGATCTGTGCGGACACGCGACGATGGCGTCGCTGTACGCGCTGCATACGCGGGGACGTCTGGAGCGCAGCGAAGCGATGATCGAGACGAAGGCCGGACTGCTGCCGGTAGAGCTTCGGCGCGATCCGGGCGGCAGCGAAGACTCGCTGTTCATGCGGATGCGTCAGGCCGACCCGGTCTTTCTGCCGTTTGAAGGCGATCGGGACCGTCTGCTTGCCCTGATGGGGTTGTCCGCGGACGATGTGGACGACCGTTATCCGATCGTCTACGGCAGTACCGGCGTCTGGACCGTGCTGATTCCGATCTGGAAGCTGGAGGCGTTCTCGCGCATGGTGCCCGACAACGCCGCGTTTCCGGACGTGCTGACTCAGCAGCCGCGGGCGTCGCTGCATCCTTTTTGCATGGAGACCGTCGATCCCGCGGCTCGCATGCACGCACGGCATTTCTCTTCGCCGTTCTCCGGCATGGTCGAAGATCCGGCGACAGGGACAGCGACCGGCGTCATGGGCGCGTACGCGCTGACGTACATGGAACCGGACGAACAACGGACCGAATTCGTCGTCGAGCAGGGAATCGAGATGGGCCGCGGCGGCAGAATCAAAGTGGAGGCCTCGCGCAGGGAAAGCGGAGAGATCGAGATCCTTGTGTCCGGACAGGCTGTGTTTGTCGGAGAACTGGAGATTGAATTGGAATGA
- a CDS encoding VanZ family protein, with product MKARNIAVKLLAALVLLGYGALLLYGMFWGFGRASQIGLGSFRYNLEPFETIKLFTRSAGWDNLRAPLINLAGNVAVFVPFGVLLPILFRKCRFYPVFLLRFLALIMVLELAQGISGAGVADVDDLILNGLGATLGYVGYRLVAGPPNRRGQRRDERKSAAVQRSQAASGRRR from the coding sequence ATGAAAGCCCGTAATATAGCCGTGAAGCTGCTGGCGGCACTCGTGCTGCTCGGCTACGGCGCCCTGCTGCTGTACGGGATGTTCTGGGGATTCGGGCGCGCGTCGCAGATCGGACTCGGCAGCTTCCGGTACAATCTGGAGCCGTTCGAGACGATCAAGCTGTTCACCCGCTCGGCCGGGTGGGACAATCTGCGGGCGCCGCTGATCAATCTGGCGGGCAACGTCGCCGTGTTTGTTCCGTTCGGCGTGCTGCTGCCGATTCTGTTTCGCAAATGCCGGTTCTATCCGGTATTTCTGCTTCGGTTCCTGGCGCTGATTATGGTGCTGGAACTGGCGCAGGGCATCTCGGGAGCGGGCGTGGCGGACGTGGACGACCTCATCTTGAACGGTCTCGGCGCGACGCTCGGCTATGTCGGTTACCGCCTCGTCGCGGGTCCGCCGAACCGGCGCGGACAGCGGCGGGACGAACGGAAATCGGCTGCGGTGCAGCGAAGCCAAGCCGCGTCGGGACGAAGACGGTGA
- a CDS encoding DUF2809 domain-containing protein, with product MRSDRKRRHRPRLHAKRRSAYLAAGTAAMLLGLASRRETSALPDWLADNAGDALWAALVYALIRLLAPRSRPAVCALYALLLSFGIEFSQLYRAEWIDALRSTTFGALVLGRGFLAVDLARYAAGIGIACAADAASLYLLDRNTIEHSGKGETA from the coding sequence ATGAGAAGCGACCGCAAGCGCCGGCACCGGCCGCGCCTGCACGCGAAGCGGCGAAGCGCCTATCTGGCGGCGGGGACGGCCGCCATGCTGCTCGGCCTCGCTTCGCGGCGCGAAACTTCCGCGCTGCCGGACTGGCTGGCCGACAACGCCGGCGACGCCCTGTGGGCGGCGCTCGTGTACGCGCTGATCCGGCTGCTGGCGCCGCGGAGCCGACCGGCCGTCTGCGCCTTGTACGCGCTGCTGCTGAGCTTCGGCATCGAGTTCAGCCAGCTGTACCGGGCGGAATGGATCGACGCGCTGCGATCCACGACGTTCGGCGCGCTCGTGCTCGGCCGCGGCTTCCTGGCCGTCGACCTGGCGCGCTACGCGGCAGGCATCGGAATCGCTTGCGCCGCCGACGCGGCTTCGCTTTATCTGCTCGACCGCAACACTATCGAACATTCGGGCAAGGGGGAAACGGCATGA
- a CDS encoding GNAT family N-acetyltransferase, with translation MRETFAALAADHNYRLLGAFEGEALAGSAMGVICHDLIGDCRPFMVVENVIVSEAFRGRKAGKLLMEELERIARERRCAYALLVSSGFRTEAHAFYEALGYEEDVRGFRRRLTP, from the coding sequence ATGCGCGAGACGTTCGCCGCTTTGGCCGCCGATCATAATTACCGGCTGCTGGGCGCTTTCGAAGGCGAAGCGTTGGCCGGCAGCGCCATGGGCGTCATCTGCCACGATCTGATCGGCGACTGCCGTCCGTTCATGGTCGTGGAGAACGTGATCGTGTCCGAAGCTTTTCGCGGCCGCAAAGCCGGGAAGCTGCTGATGGAGGAACTGGAGCGGATCGCGCGCGAGCGCCGCTGCGCGTATGCCCTGCTCGTCTCCAGCGGCTTCCGCACCGAAGCCCACGCGTTCTACGAAGCGCTCGGCTATGAGGAAGACGTACGCGGTTTCCGCCGCAGGCTGACGCCCTAA
- a CDS encoding excalibur calcium-binding domain-containing protein: MKKRLAYGLSFALLLAVTVPASPQVAHAKEKTYKNCTELNRDYKGGVAKSASVTNKGGKTKHKPFVSASLYEDNKKKDRDNDFIACEK, encoded by the coding sequence ATGAAAAAAAGACTGGCCTACGGCCTGAGCTTCGCCCTGCTGCTTGCGGTGACCGTTCCCGCTTCCCCGCAGGTGGCGCATGCCAAAGAAAAAACGTACAAAAACTGCACCGAGCTGAACCGGGATTACAAAGGCGGCGTTGCCAAATCGGCATCCGTCACCAACAAAGGCGGCAAAACGAAGCACAAACCGTTCGTGTCCGCATCCTTGTACGAGGACAACAAGAAAAAAGACCGCGACAACGACTTTATCGCTTGCGAAAAATAA
- the thrC gene encoding threonine synthase: MNYVSTRGQVEPKGFIDTVLMGLGEDGGLMIPQQIPTVSAETLEHWQGLPFRELFIEIFSLYANGEIPEADLKQLVESSYASFREPEVTPVRKLNDSLYILELFHGPTFAFKDVALQFMGEFYSYVSRTRGEIIHILGATSGDTGAAAIQGVRGKEGIKICILHPHEKVSKVQELQMTTVNDENVLNLSVKGNFDDCQRIIKELFSDLSFKSEHHLRAINSINFVRILAQTVYYFYAYFRVNEQLGEQAADTRINVSVPSGNFGNIFSGFLAKKMGLPIHKLMIATNENNILERFVTTGEYRPGEFRKTHSPSMDIQVASNFERYLYYLLDEDSEQVSAYMAKLASEGGITIEGELLERVQSELHALGAKNEQGLELMGRYKKEYDYLLDPHTACGVAAYEAFNEEGEVTAAFATAHPAKFDEAVRLLDIVQDFPVEIAELVAKEQFQTVIDNDKAEVTRQLEAFFAGDAVSKA; encoded by the coding sequence ATGAACTACGTCAGTACAAGAGGTCAAGTTGAACCGAAAGGCTTTATCGATACCGTTCTGATGGGACTCGGCGAAGACGGAGGACTGATGATTCCGCAGCAGATTCCGACCGTATCGGCCGAAACGCTGGAACACTGGCAGGGGCTGCCTTTCCGCGAGTTGTTTATCGAAATTTTCTCGCTGTACGCAAACGGAGAAATTCCGGAAGCCGATCTGAAGCAGTTGGTGGAGTCCAGCTACGCTTCGTTCCGCGAACCGGAAGTGACGCCGGTGCGCAAGCTCAACGATTCGCTCTACATTCTGGAACTGTTCCACGGCCCGACGTTCGCGTTCAAAGACGTGGCGCTGCAGTTCATGGGCGAATTTTATTCGTACGTCTCCCGAACGCGCGGCGAGATTATCCATATTCTCGGCGCAACGTCCGGCGATACGGGCGCGGCGGCGATCCAGGGCGTGCGCGGCAAAGAAGGCATCAAGATCTGTATTCTGCATCCGCACGAAAAGGTCAGCAAAGTGCAGGAACTGCAAATGACGACGGTGAACGACGAGAACGTGCTGAACCTGTCGGTCAAAGGCAACTTCGACGACTGCCAGCGCATCATCAAAGAGTTGTTCTCCGATCTGTCGTTCAAAAGCGAACATCATCTGCGCGCGATCAATTCGATCAATTTCGTCCGGATTCTGGCGCAGACCGTCTATTACTTCTATGCGTATTTCCGCGTCAACGAACAGCTCGGCGAACAGGCGGCGGACACCCGGATCAACGTCAGCGTGCCGTCCGGCAACTTCGGCAACATTTTCTCGGGCTTTCTGGCCAAAAAAATGGGTCTGCCGATTCACAAACTGATGATCGCGACGAACGAAAACAATATTTTGGAGCGTTTCGTGACGACGGGCGAATACCGTCCGGGCGAGTTCCGCAAAACGCACAGCCCGTCGATGGACATTCAGGTGGCGAGCAACTTCGAACGTTATCTGTACTATTTGCTGGACGAAGATTCCGAGCAGGTGTCGGCGTACATGGCGAAGCTTGCGAGCGAAGGCGGCATCACTATCGAAGGCGAACTGCTGGAGCGGGTGCAGTCCGAACTCCATGCGCTCGGCGCCAAAAACGAGCAGGGACTTGAACTGATGGGCCGCTACAAAAAAGAGTACGATTATTTGCTCGATCCGCATACCGCGTGCGGCGTGGCGGCGTACGAAGCGTTTAACGAAGAAGGCGAAGTGACCGCGGCGTTCGCGACGGCGCATCCGGCCAAGTTCGACGAAGCGGTCCGCCTGCTCGATATCGTGCAGGATTTCCCGGTCGAGATCGCCGAACTGGTCGCCAAAGAGCAGTTCCAGACCGTGATCGACAACGACAAAGCCGAAGTGACGCGTCAGCTCGAAGCCTTTTTTGCGGGCGACGCGGTAAGCAAAGCCTGA